The following are encoded in a window of Pedobacter cryoconitis genomic DNA:
- a CDS encoding SRPBCC family protein — protein sequence MKAFHLKFSQFLPISLPEAWDFFSSPMNLAKITPKEMAFTVTSPIQADEKMYPGMIITYKVSPVAGIKLNWMTEITQVSDQKYFIDEQRFGPYKFWHHQHHFRAVPGGVEMTDILTYGLPMGIFGNIANSVFVARKLQHIFNFRKQKTIELFGDYTTATAGT from the coding sequence ATGAAAGCATTCCACCTCAAATTCTCTCAATTCTTACCAATTAGCTTACCTGAAGCATGGGATTTCTTTTCTTCCCCGATGAATCTGGCCAAAATAACGCCAAAAGAGATGGCTTTTACAGTCACTTCCCCAATTCAGGCAGATGAAAAGATGTATCCAGGAATGATTATCACTTATAAGGTGTCCCCAGTAGCGGGAATTAAGTTAAACTGGATGACAGAAATCACCCAGGTATCAGATCAAAAATACTTTATTGACGAACAGCGTTTTGGCCCCTATAAATTCTGGCACCATCAGCATCATTTCAGAGCAGTGCCCGGCGGCGTAGAAATGACGGATATATTAACCTATGGATTGCCCATGGGAATTTTCGGGAATATAGCCAATAGCGTATTTGTAGCCCGCAAATTACAGCACATCTTTAATTTCAGAAAGCAGAAAACAATTGAATTATTCGGGGATTATACCACAGCAACCGCTGGTACGTAG
- a CDS encoding ribonuclease H-like YkuK family protein, translating into MTWKKFNGEVIHLPILEEVEKAIIRETEKGYHLKVCVGTDSQVKGAYTDFATVIVLLREQHGGFMYIHQEKTTQQMSIKERMLIEVQKSIETAYAVCDLLDLYDVDLEVHADINTNPMFKSNKALNEAMGYILSMGFIFKAKPEAFASSTCADKMVH; encoded by the coding sequence ATGACCTGGAAAAAATTCAACGGCGAAGTGATCCACTTGCCAATTTTAGAAGAAGTAGAAAAAGCAATCATCAGAGAAACCGAAAAAGGCTATCATCTTAAAGTATGCGTCGGTACAGATTCGCAGGTTAAAGGTGCTTACACTGATTTTGCTACTGTGATTGTTCTGCTAAGAGAACAACATGGGGGGTTCATGTACATCCATCAGGAAAAAACCACACAACAAATGAGTATTAAAGAAAGAATGCTCATTGAAGTGCAAAAATCCATAGAAACTGCTTATGCAGTCTGTGATCTTCTGGACTTATATGACGTCGATCTTGAAGTACATGCAGATATTAATACTAATCCTATGTTCAAATCCAACAAAGCATTGAACGAGGCTATGGGATATATCTTAAGCATGGGGTTTATTTTCAAAGCTAAGCCAGAGGCTTTTGCCAGCTCAACCTGTGCAGATAAGATGGTTCATTAA
- a CDS encoding APC family permease gives MNKEIEDGSFKRELGLLDGTMLVVGSMIGSGIFIVSADIARQVGSAGWLILIWVLTGLVTVVAAVSYGELSAMFPKAGGQYVYLKEAYNKLIAFLYGWSFFAVIQTGTIAAVGVAFSKFAAYLYEPLSDTNVLYSIGSFHLNAAQLVSIVTIILLTYINSRGVKDSKILQTFLTIIKIFSLLGLIAGGFLIAANTQVWNANWADAWNTRAFDAQNGSWVSIGGTALLSGIAAAMVGSLFSSDAWVGVTFIAGEIKKPERNVGLSLFFGTFIVSVIYISANLMYISVMPLNEIAFAKSDRVAVAAAQYIFGDVGTITIAVMIMISTFACNNGLIMAGARVYYTMAKDGLFFKKAALLNKSSVPGWALWFQCIWASFLCLTGKYGDLLDYVVIIVMIFYILTIYGIFILRRKRPDLVRPYRAFGYPVLPALYMVVAVAICVALLITKFSTCGWGVLIMLAGIPVYFFSKPKES, from the coding sequence ATGAATAAAGAAATTGAGGATGGCTCTTTTAAGAGAGAGCTTGGTCTTTTAGATGGGACTATGCTTGTTGTAGGCTCCATGATCGGATCGGGGATATTTATTGTAAGTGCTGATATTGCGAGGCAAGTGGGGTCGGCGGGCTGGCTCATTCTGATCTGGGTATTAACGGGATTGGTAACGGTAGTCGCAGCGGTGAGTTATGGGGAGCTGAGTGCGATGTTCCCAAAAGCGGGCGGCCAGTATGTTTACTTGAAGGAGGCGTATAATAAGCTGATCGCGTTTTTGTATGGGTGGAGCTTTTTTGCAGTAATCCAAACGGGAACAATTGCTGCGGTAGGGGTGGCTTTTTCGAAGTTTGCTGCTTATTTGTATGAGCCTTTGAGTGATACTAATGTTTTATATAGTATCGGGTCTTTTCATTTGAATGCTGCACAATTGGTTTCTATTGTTACTATTATCTTACTGACTTATATCAATAGCAGGGGGGTGAAGGATAGTAAGATTCTACAGACTTTTCTGACCATTATTAAGATTTTTTCACTTTTGGGTCTGATTGCTGGTGGTTTTTTAATTGCAGCAAATACGCAGGTGTGGAATGCAAATTGGGCTGATGCGTGGAATACAAGGGCCTTTGATGCGCAAAATGGTTCGTGGGTGTCTATTGGTGGTACTGCTTTGCTTTCTGGTATTGCAGCGGCGATGGTGGGTTCTCTTTTTTCGAGTGATGCGTGGGTCGGGGTTACTTTTATTGCTGGTGAGATTAAAAAGCCTGAGCGTAATGTTGGTCTGAGTTTGTTTTTCGGGACTTTCATTGTCAGCGTGATTTATATTTCAGCGAATCTGATGTACATTTCTGTGATGCCTTTGAATGAGATTGCTTTTGCAAAGTCTGATCGTGTAGCGGTAGCGGCGGCACAATATATTTTTGGGGATGTGGGCACGATTACTATTGCTGTAATGATCATGATTTCGACTTTTGCTTGTAATAATGGGCTGATCATGGCGGGTGCAAGGGTTTATTATACGATGGCGAAGGATGGGTTGTTTTTTAAGAAGGCGGCTTTGCTGAATAAGTCGAGTGTGCCGGGCTGGGCTTTGTGGTTCCAGTGTATTTGGGCTTCTTTTCTTTGTTTAACGGGTAAGTATGGGGATTTGCTGGATTATGTAGTGATCATTGTGATGATTTTTTATATCCTGACTATTTATGGAATATTTATTTTAAGAAGGAAACGGCCTGATTTGGTGCGTCCGTATAGGGCGTTCGGGTATCCGGTATTGCCGGCTTTGTATATGGTGGTGGCTGTGGCAATTTGCGTGGCGCTGTTGATTACTAAGTTTAGTACGTGTGGCTGGGGGGTGTTGATCATGCTCGCAGGTATACCAGTTTATTTCTTCTCGAAGCCGAAGGAATCGTAA
- a CDS encoding porin produces the protein MKIKSFFTLSALTMSAATYAQETPTSSPLQISGSADVYYKYDFSKKPNIGTSFANDQNSVSIGMLDLALKKTTGKASFVGELSFGPRGQYGSIPNGEGEVGNADNSFHIQNLYMSYAVTNKLALTAGYMSTFIGYEVIVPTGNFNYSTSYLFTSGPFQNAGIRANYTFSPKIALMVGLFNDWNAYKDVNGVTHFGAQLTVVPVEGWTAYLNLLTGRASGATGTGSIYDLTTSYQVTEKVKIGLNAADYSVTNNNGGYSGAALYLQNAFTTNFSLGLRGEYFKTKDVPDLEGSNVKSITLTANLKAGGLTFIPEVRFDNGSTARFIKNNLDPTKNASQFSLAAVYAF, from the coding sequence ATGAAGATTAAATCTTTTTTCACGCTTTCTGCCCTTACTATGAGCGCTGCCACTTACGCTCAGGAAACGCCCACATCATCGCCGTTGCAGATCTCGGGATCGGCAGATGTTTATTACAAGTATGATTTCTCTAAAAAGCCGAATATTGGGACGAGCTTTGCAAATGATCAGAATTCAGTGTCTATCGGAATGCTTGACCTGGCTTTAAAGAAAACTACAGGGAAAGCTTCTTTTGTAGGCGAGTTGTCATTTGGCCCGCGTGGACAATATGGCTCAATCCCTAACGGAGAAGGTGAAGTCGGGAATGCTGACAATTCTTTTCATATACAGAATTTGTATATGTCTTATGCGGTAACCAATAAACTTGCGCTTACTGCCGGTTATATGAGCACATTTATTGGTTATGAAGTGATCGTCCCTACGGGTAATTTCAATTATTCTACCTCGTATCTTTTTACGAGCGGCCCTTTTCAGAATGCAGGAATCAGAGCAAATTATACTTTCTCTCCGAAAATTGCTTTAATGGTCGGGTTATTCAATGACTGGAATGCGTATAAAGATGTAAATGGGGTTACACATTTCGGAGCTCAATTGACAGTTGTTCCCGTTGAAGGATGGACAGCTTACCTGAATTTACTAACCGGGAGAGCATCCGGGGCTACTGGAACAGGATCAATTTATGATCTGACGACTTCTTATCAGGTAACGGAAAAGGTGAAAATTGGTTTAAATGCTGCTGATTATTCAGTAACAAATAATAATGGGGGATATAGTGGGGCTGCGCTTTATTTGCAAAATGCTTTTACAACTAATTTTTCTTTAGGTCTGAGAGGAGAGTATTTCAAAACGAAAGATGTTCCTGATCTGGAAGGGTCAAATGTTAAATCGATTACGTTAACTGCGAACTTAAAAGCGGGTGGATTAACATTTATACCTGAGGTCAGGTTTGATAATGGTTCTACAGCGAGGTTTATCAAGAATAATCTTGATCCTACAAAAAATGCTTCACAATTTTCATTAGCTGCGGTATATGCATTTTAA
- a CDS encoding TIGR01212 family radical SAM protein (This family includes YhcC from E. coli K-12, an uncharacterized radical SAM protein.), producing the protein MGTPLDSGIKGYNNYGTHLKEKYKGQRVFKVIVDGGFTCPNRDGSKGYGGCTYCNVDSFTPELSRKLPTIREQLEQGMERGKGFYKADKFIVYFQPNTNTYAPVHYLKMMYDEALSINSEDVVGFSVGTRPDCIDAEKVALLESYADRFDVDLEMGMESIYDDTLNQINRGCSHAEFVEAVKLLDNSKLDLCVHTIFGFPWETEEMMLEYIHEINRFPKIKFVKFHHLHIVEGSIMGAKYKKEPFKLFTLEEYTDLLCKLIPLLRPDVVIQRLFGISDWDLLIAPNWGLNKSSIQTYIDREIEKRGIVQGSAYVPAVAVV; encoded by the coding sequence TTGGGAACTCCATTAGATTCAGGCATAAAAGGTTATAATAATTACGGTACTCACCTTAAGGAAAAGTATAAAGGACAACGTGTGTTCAAAGTGATTGTTGATGGTGGGTTTACCTGCCCTAACCGTGATGGTAGTAAGGGATATGGTGGTTGTACTTATTGTAATGTAGATTCTTTTACGCCCGAGCTTTCCAGAAAGTTACCTACAATCAGGGAGCAGCTGGAGCAGGGAATGGAACGTGGTAAGGGCTTTTATAAAGCGGATAAATTCATTGTTTATTTTCAGCCGAATACGAATACTTATGCACCGGTACATTATCTGAAAATGATGTATGACGAGGCTTTGTCTATTAATAGTGAAGATGTTGTCGGATTTTCTGTAGGAACACGCCCGGATTGTATTGATGCGGAAAAAGTAGCCTTGCTTGAAAGTTATGCTGATCGTTTTGATGTGGATCTTGAAATGGGCATGGAGTCTATTTATGATGACACGCTAAATCAAATCAACAGGGGATGCAGCCATGCGGAGTTTGTGGAGGCTGTGAAGTTACTGGATAATAGTAAGCTTGATCTTTGTGTGCATACGATTTTTGGTTTTCCATGGGAAACTGAAGAGATGATGCTGGAATATATTCATGAGATTAATAGGTTCCCTAAAATAAAGTTTGTGAAGTTCCACCATCTTCATATCGTAGAGGGGTCTATTATGGGTGCCAAATACAAGAAAGAGCCTTTCAAATTGTTTACGCTTGAAGAATACACGGATCTCTTGTGTAAATTGATTCCTTTATTAAGACCGGACGTTGTGATTCAGCGTTTGTTCGGCATTTCTGACTGGGATTTATTGATCGCACCTAACTGGGGCTTAAATAAATCGTCTATTCAGACTTATATTGACAGGGAAATCGAAAAAAGGGGAATAGTACAAGGGTCTGCCTACGTACCAGCGGTTGCTGTGGTATAA
- a CDS encoding ammonium transporter: MNKVLFKQVIPFVILAIVAIAALFVPLHADFDAGKYNAADIAWILVATALVFLMTPGLAFFYGGMVHRKNVLSTMIKSIVSAGIISVLWVTVGFSLAFGESIHGLIGNPLTFLFFQGVNSGPSWSLAPTIPLTLFALFQLMFAIITPGLVVGAVAERIRFTSYILFIVLFAIFVYSPLAHWTWHPDGILFKMGVLDFAGGTVVHISAGMAALAGALVLKRRKVHQDHQEIPPANIPYVLIGTGLLWFGWFGFNAGSALGANSLAVSAFATTNIAAGAAGLSWMFFDVLMGKKPSVLGFCIGAVVGLVAITPGAGFVAIPHSIFIGVAAAIISNLAVMWKSKTSLDDTLDVFPCHGVGGIVGMLLTGVFATKTVNAAGADGLFYGNAAFFLTQLKGVLIVATFSFVVSFLIFKLINVIQPIRVTSEEEEEGLDASQHNEKYSQGTLIVSSTGLEMENSPLA, translated from the coding sequence ATGAATAAAGTTCTATTTAAACAGGTAATTCCGTTCGTTATTCTTGCGATTGTCGCAATTGCAGCGCTTTTTGTTCCGTTACATGCCGATTTTGATGCTGGTAAATATAATGCAGCCGATATTGCATGGATTTTAGTTGCCACAGCGTTAGTTTTTCTAATGACTCCAGGCCTCGCTTTCTTTTATGGTGGAATGGTACACAGAAAGAATGTGCTTTCTACTATGATCAAAAGTATAGTTTCGGCTGGTATAATTAGTGTACTCTGGGTAACAGTAGGTTTTAGTCTTGCATTTGGAGAAAGTATTCATGGCCTGATTGGAAACCCATTAACTTTTCTGTTTTTTCAGGGAGTGAATTCCGGTCCGTCATGGAGCCTTGCACCAACAATTCCGTTAACCTTATTTGCTTTGTTTCAGCTGATGTTCGCTATTATTACTCCCGGACTTGTGGTAGGAGCAGTTGCTGAACGTATACGTTTTACTTCTTATATCTTATTCATTGTGCTGTTCGCCATCTTTGTTTATTCTCCGCTGGCGCACTGGACATGGCATCCTGATGGTATCCTGTTTAAGATGGGTGTGCTTGATTTTGCCGGTGGTACAGTTGTACATATTTCTGCCGGAATGGCTGCGCTTGCAGGTGCGCTTGTATTGAAAAGAAGAAAAGTTCACCAGGATCACCAGGAAATCCCGCCTGCAAATATCCCTTATGTATTAATCGGTACAGGACTGTTATGGTTTGGGTGGTTTGGATTCAATGCGGGATCAGCATTAGGTGCAAATAGTCTGGCTGTATCTGCTTTTGCAACTACAAATATTGCAGCAGGGGCAGCAGGTCTTTCCTGGATGTTTTTCGATGTATTAATGGGTAAAAAACCATCAGTACTTGGTTTTTGTATTGGTGCAGTAGTAGGTCTTGTTGCCATTACTCCAGGCGCGGGATTTGTGGCTATTCCACATAGTATTTTTATAGGTGTTGCTGCGGCTATTATTTCTAACCTGGCAGTGATGTGGAAATCTAAAACCAGTCTTGATGATACATTGGATGTATTTCCTTGTCATGGTGTAGGTGGTATTGTAGGGATGTTGCTGACAGGGGTATTCGCAACTAAAACTGTTAATGCTGCGGGCGCAGATGGTTTGTTTTATGGAAATGCAGCTTTCTTTTTAACGCAATTGAAAGGGGTACTGATTGTAGCCACCTTCAGCTTTGTGGTGTCCTTCCTGATTTTCAAATTAATAAATGTAATTCAGCCGATCCGGGTAACCTCCGAAGAAGAAGAAGAAGGTCTTGATGCCAGTCAGCACAATGAGAAATATTCTCAGGGTACGCTGATTGTCTCTTCAACCGGGCTTGAAATGGAGAACTCTCCGTTGGCCTGA